Within the Fischerella sp. PCC 9605 genome, the region ATATCAGCGTATTTCTTACCAACCAAGACACCAAGTAAAATGAAAATTGCTGCATCAAAAACTCTTGTTAATTATTCCCCATAGTGTCCGCCAGTCACCTTACCCCGGAAGACAATGTACTGATAGATGTTGTAGAACAACATCACGGGAATCAACGCACCAATGAAAATAATCATGAAGACAAGCGCACTGGGATCGGCGGCGGCTTCATAAATAGTGATTTGAGTAGGAATGATGTAGGGGAACACAACCATTGCCAACCCAACGAACGTGAGCAAAAACAGCAGAATTGTCCAGATAAAAGGCGCTCTTTCTCGTTTGCGAAACAGACTTCTAATTAGTAGCGAAATGAATAAAACTCCCAGTAACGGAATCAGCGCAAAAATGTAAACTTGCGGACGATGAAACAAACGCTCTCTGGCGTACTCATAAAATATCGGAGTTCCAATCGTAATCAAAATGGCTCCGATTAACGTTGTTACAGCCGCAATTTTGGCTGTTTTATAGTGGGTTTCCTGCAATTCGCCTGTAGTTTTCCAAATCAAGTAAGTTGAACCAATCAGGACGTAACCTTGAATCAGCGTCAAAGCCACCAATACAGTCTGCCAACTTAACCAATCCCAAGTCGTACCAATAAACTGACCTGCTTCATTTACCTGAATTCCCTTCAGTACACCGCCAAGGGCAAATCCTTGACCCAATGCTGCCAGAAAACTCCCCGCGCCAAAGGCAAAGTTCCAAAATAATTTACGTTGGGCTTGTTCGCGAAACTCAAATGCTACGGCACGAAAAATCAGCCCAAACACCATCAAGATGATTGGGATGTATAAGGCATTGAGGATTGTGGCATAGGCGAGGGGAAATGCTCCAAACAAACCGCCTCCCATGAGAACTAACCAGGTTTCGTT harbors:
- the cydB gene encoding cytochrome d ubiquinol oxidase subunit II; translated protein: METLSYFLPQVWFGILALFLFLYVMLDGFDLGVGILSLTASTEERRGILMTSLSNVWDANETWLVLMGGGLFGAFPLAYATILNALYIPIILMVFGLIFRAVAFEFREQAQRKLFWNFAFGAGSFLAALGQGFALGGVLKGIQVNEAGQFIGTTWDWLSWQTVLVALTLIQGYVLIGSTYLIWKTTGELQETHYKTAKIAAVTTLIGAILITIGTPIFYEYARERLFHRPQVYIFALIPLLGVLFISLLIRSLFRKRERAPFIWTILLFLLTFVGLAMVVFPYIIPTQITIYEAAADPSALVFMIIFIGALIPVMLFYNIYQYIVFRGKVTGGHYGE